A region from the uncultured Draconibacterium sp. genome encodes:
- a CDS encoding alpha/beta hydrolase yields MKRIKRFFLLLILLAIITYLLGPKPPKPELNKDLPSLSASIANIETFVKRKEAAFSIKPDNESRIIWANDSLKERTDFCVLYLHGFSASWYEGYPAHERFASYFGYNLYVPRLYDHGLVTEDPLLNMTPDELYASAKEALMVARSLGKKVIIMSTSTGGTLGLKLAADFPEYVDVLILYSPNIKVRNSSMALLSKPWGLQIGRKVMKGKYRTSEDDSESKACQYWNCKYRVEALVYLQQLVEATMTKETFSRVTAPVFLGYYYKDAENQDETVSVDAMQKMFDALGTLPAKKVKKAFPEAGDHVIACELTSGSVENVIAETIRFGEGILGISPAR; encoded by the coding sequence ATGAAACGAATTAAACGCTTTTTTCTGCTACTGATTCTTTTGGCTATAATTACTTATTTGCTGGGGCCCAAACCACCTAAACCAGAGTTAAATAAAGATTTGCCATCGCTATCGGCAAGTATTGCCAATATCGAAACATTTGTGAAACGAAAGGAAGCAGCTTTTTCGATTAAGCCGGATAATGAATCGAGAATAATATGGGCAAACGATAGCCTGAAAGAACGTACCGATTTTTGTGTGCTTTACCTGCATGGATTTTCAGCATCGTGGTACGAAGGCTACCCTGCGCATGAACGTTTTGCCAGTTATTTTGGGTATAATTTGTATGTGCCACGTTTATACGATCATGGCTTGGTAACTGAAGATCCGTTACTGAATATGACCCCCGATGAACTTTATGCCTCGGCAAAAGAAGCATTAATGGTTGCCCGTAGTTTGGGTAAAAAAGTTATTATAATGAGTACTTCAACCGGAGGAACACTGGGTTTGAAATTGGCGGCTGATTTTCCGGAATATGTTGATGTCCTGATTCTTTATTCCCCGAATATTAAAGTTCGGAATAGTTCGATGGCCTTGTTGTCAAAACCCTGGGGCCTGCAAATCGGAAGAAAAGTAATGAAAGGAAAATACCGGACTTCTGAAGATGATTCGGAATCGAAAGCTTGTCAGTACTGGAACTGTAAATACCGGGTAGAAGCCCTGGTTTATTTGCAACAGCTGGTAGAGGCTACCATGACCAAAGAAACCTTTAGCCGGGTAACGGCACCTGTATTTTTAGGCTATTACTACAAAGATGCAGAGAACCAGGACGAAACAGTTAGTGTTGATGCGATGCAAAAAATGTTTGATGCCCTGGGAACACTACCGGCGAAAAAAGTAAAAAAGGCATTTCCGGAGGCCGGAGATCACGTTATTGCCTGCGAATTAACCTCAGGAAGTGTTGAAAATGTAATTGCCGAAACAATTCGCTTTGGCGAAGGTATTCTTGGGATTAGCCCAGCCCGTTAG